A window of Metopolophium dirhodum isolate CAU chromosome 6, ASM1992520v1, whole genome shotgun sequence genomic DNA:
atgaaaaataataagtttttgagaATAAACGCAACAACAATTCAACCAAAAACACCCtgcgtttaatttttattacaatctCATATCTcaaccttcatattctctatgcaaaaagtaaatttaagacaaatttgtaaatcaatgcacagtctctctattgtactaatatttgtgatttcattaattttcagtattttgtatagttagtAATGattagtaaacctaacctactgaggcaatcttgaggcatttccttttaggaaataaattaaatcttcaaacataactcttaattcaagagtttgtaactaatacaatcataatataatatgagtatagtacatttcgtaatatttttttataatatttactgttagtgaaatattaagttggtatttctaatataatatatgttatggtatttatggacgacacttgcaccatggcccctcgatatactaatgtggcgacccggcacatctcttttagataaatgattaaatacttaatcaagtcttccaatttactaaacatctatgttttgtagatgatttgaagaaaaatttaaaattgaagagagactgtgtgaattaacaaaatttgtggtatgaaatgtttatttgaacacctgttataatgtattatattgaacttaagttaattttttataatgtactatagtaaacatttgatcatttattacaatatacgtatattatacatagatttcaagtatgattttttaatttttttttttgatagttacctacctactacaatacaagacactttatttttatattttgaagcaatatatattttggattatttagatctatataaactaaatttcagacccatagtttagtatttaaagtttgtatgatcaaagtcgtggaaccaaattttatcagactctactagaatgttgtagttaaattaaactataataagtatgcggaataacagtacctaaccttctattataatttgttatgaatataatattttaagtaataactcaaatttagcacttttacggtacttaatacattttcctaatattttaacagaaattatggagctaaaaatatagaaatacctatattatgtcacggtccatagttgatagttttgtttcatttataataataatgatttttaatatactttttcataaattaatatttattacagttggcttttatgatttgtttgaactattagtacgtatttttttggggagatccctattattacaacaccgttaccaatatgcgtttttttctggttagttaatataattgcatgttttcatgatttcttcgtatttatgcttattttcttaaaatgtttttatattttcggttcatccgttacctacctacatacctacctaccaagtgtgtaaataaagaattttttgtgtaaaccaatttgaattattatttattaatttaaaaaaatttaaataaaaacgttttcattcagtatttttttgaatatttttgaatatttcagtgcatatatttgcctgtttttagtgcatacatgcaggcaaatatttaacactttttcattgcattaaattcacatccctgctaattacttttgtccaatcataatacctaccacaattaatgttaaatgtcaaattgtcaacaatcaactgcttcttcaacttgataacacttaagaggatcagtggcgtatttacgggggggggggatatggggatctatcccccttggcctttttttttttagtctgttCCCATAAaccttaatatacctactattttttatagtatgCAAACCGCAACTGTAATTACctgtaatcagtaatcacaaatCACAACTAACGATGTATGAaatctgatattattataattaatgaggaGTGAATATAggcaaaattatacacaatctcTTATCTCAGTGGAACAAATGATAACGTTTGTCCCTGATTTGTATCCACAGTGTCATGTATTCTATTATTAGATCATAAACAAATGTacgatattttgataatatgatctaatatacctaacctatagtaggtaatattctattacacagtaattgttttatgtttatgataatcattaatttatgcACACTATTCGGTGTTCTGTTTATACTTCATTGctcaaatgataataaattgagtattaaaacaactatttaagaaatattatattaattcgtgattgaaagtgatattttatggtcaaatttacttttatttatatacggtattttatttttcaatataatttacctacttttttcAATGACATCAAAAAAGAATACCTTGTTATCATTTttcacaaacaataaaaaaattcgaagagaaaatgaaaataacgagACTGAAGTAAgtgctaatttttgtgaaatttgaaatgtaaattCAAGTTTTTGTGATATTTAGGTGAACTCACCAGTAAGAAAAATTACAGAAGTAAACAAGTCTGCATGTACCACCAATTCTTTAGAAAGTTTTAGTGAGGCATCGAATTCACGATTACagcaagtaattaattatttcattgaatatataaaaagttaattgttcaaatttcaaatttgtttactttgttattcttaaaaaaaaaactaaattagttatgcttatataggtttatatgcTTTTATGATCAGTGGTCACagcttataaatttataactcacttaaatagatctcttaaattatttaggcattatattatttatattatatattattatatatttattagcttCAAATAGCATGTTTTACTTGACATAtggaaacaaatacaatttaataatttggcttaaaaattgtttaatatattctaGTTATTATTGtggcattaatataataatatgtttcaattatttattaaaggatgattttatttgtgaaaataatCAAACGCTCGGCAATGCTAATGACATAGGTTATTTTGTAGAATGTTTATCTTTAACAGATGCTGATAAAAAGCTTGTAAGTTACATActagttgataaattatttcaatacttaacactttaatatttattgaattagtattttttttaaattatgcatatttatttttatttaatgtctatattttaaatttaattttataatatttattaaaactaattagtttgttatttaaaatgatatttattcaaGGTGCTAACTAATCTATGGGTACCAGATGTTGAATATAAATTCCCATTGCttgcaaaaaatgaaaaacgtgGCTTAAGATTTCAGCATAAATGGCTAAAAGAATTTAATTGGCTGGCGTATTCAAATGTCAAAAATGGGACATTCTGTAAATACTGTGTACTGTTTGCAAAAAATGGTGGTGTTGGAAGCCAGCCTTTGGGTAGCCTTGTTACTGTTGCTTTCAGCAACTGGAAGAAGGCAAAAGaggtttgataatttaaatgatttattccagagacatttgctaaaatatttaatacatttttttttagacttttcgGGCTCGTGGAAGTTTGAAATATCATACATTGTCTGTTCTAGACTCTgaacactttttaaaataatagaaaaaaaggaaCTGTCTATAATAGAacgcatagataataataggtaggtaatattaaatgcataatatgataacccttactttaaagtttaaatttttgaagTACATTGATTCTGTGAATTTGTTTAGAATGGTacaaattgaagaaaatagaAGGAAAATAGGACCAATTATTGAGTGTATAATTCTATGTGGTAAAGAAGAGTTGGCTTTGAGAGGACATAGAGATTTTGGTGATATCTTAGTAGATGGTAAGCATAAATAtagaaactaaaaactaaattgtataaacttttaccatttaataataataatacttaagtataattaaactGAATTATCAATGTCATATAACTATTGGACAATAATGCTCCAGTCATGCTAATTAtggatttacaattattattgtaaaaaacatgttattattgtttgcaacttttaacttttattttttagatgattCAAGGCAAGGCCATTTCCGTGGTATTCTCAAGTACAGAGCAAAAGGAGATGAATTTTTGCGTAATGTTCTTGAGGGTTCAGGGAAACGTAATAAATATACGAGTCGAAttatacaaaatgaaataattcagTCATGTAACACAATTTTACTAAGGAAACTAGTTAATGTgattaataaatctaaatgtttCTCTGTTATGGCTGATGAAACAACCGACATATCGACTAAAGAGCAACTCAGTATATGTGTttgatatattgataaaaacaataagttgCATGAGaactttttacgattttttgaaattgatagCTTGACTGGTTATGACTTGGCTAActcaatattaaatggtaattgtaaaaaacacatttatgatttatttatttattcactttatttatttatattatttaattacatttttttgttggtagGCTTAAACAGATGTGGAATTGATTGCAATTATTTATATGGCCAAGGCTATGATGGGGCCAGTAATATGGCTGGTCGATTTAAAGGAGTACAGACTATTGTGAAATCTaaataccccaacgctatataatat
This region includes:
- the LOC132946927 gene encoding uncharacterized protein LOC132946927, encoding MTSKKNTLLSFFTNNKKIRRENENNETEVNSPVRKITEVNKSACTTNSLESFSEASNSRLQQDDFICENNQTLGNANDIGYFVECLSLTDADKKLVSYILVDKLFQYLTL